Within Candidatus Schekmanbacteria bacterium, the genomic segment CTTTATTTCTAAAGATTTCCATCTGTCAATCTTTATACAGTTTAAAATTAGTTAACAACATATTTTATCATTCTCTTGACAAATGAATCTGTAAAATTTATTTTTTCATTAATGAGGGTATCATAACTTTTAATTTGGAGGTTTTTTATGAAGAAGAGTTTTTCGATTTTTCTAGCCCTTTATTTTGCTGCAATAATTGGGCTCGTTCAAATCACAACCGAAAACAAAGCCTTTGCAGCGAGCGGGAAAAAACTATTCAAAAAAAATTGTCAATCCTGCCATGGGAAAAAGGGGAAAGGTGCAAACGCACCAAATATTCAGGATGAAAGATTTAAAGAATTCAAACGGACAGTCAAAAAAGGAAAAGGCTCAATGCCCTCATTTTCTTCTCTTAAAAAGAGAAGCATCAAAAAGATATGGAAGTATGTAACAAGATAAAAACATCCTGCCAACGATTTGAGGCAGGCAATCTAATTGCCTGCCTTTTTTCTAAGAAAATCTCCCGGTTTAATATCAATATTCGGGACCTTAATATCTATATTCATCCCCGGATGTGCTTTTTCCAATCTATCATTGCTATCAATCATCATTTCTTTTAGTTCAAATCTAAATGTTTTGAATCCGGGTAAAAGACACTCAACAATATCTCCTATTTTTATTTGATTTTTTATTTCAACATTAACAACTTTGCAATTAGCAAAGGACTTTACAACGCTTTTTACAATCCCTACGGGGATATAATCCTGAATATAATTATCTTCATAAAAAAAACTGTCATCATCTTCTACTGATATAAACCCTTCGGTGTATCCTCGGTGGCTTATTTTTTTCAATTCGTCCAACCACTCCTGACGAAAACTAAAATTTTCTCCTTCTTTTAAAAATGTATCTATAATATCACGGTAAACCCTCACTACAGAGGCAAGGTAATAGGAGCTTTTGTTTCTTCCTTCAATCTTGAAAGAATCAATTCCTATCTTTGTCAATTCTGGGATTCTTTTGGCAAGACATAGGTCTCTATAATTCATTATTAGAGTGCCCTTGCTATCTTCCTCTATAGGAAAATACATCCCTTTTCTTGTCTCTTCCACAATACTATATCTCCACCTACATGGTTGAGTACAATCTCCTCTGTTAGCGCTTCTTTTGTTAAGATATTCGCTCAAATAACATCGCCCTGAATAAGAAAGACACAAAGCACCATGAATAAACAGTTCGAGCTCAACATCGGAAATATCTTTTCTAATTGCTTTTATCTCATCAAGTGTCAATTCTCTTGCAAGCGTGACTCTTTTTATATTGCTGTGTTTTTTCCAAAACTTGATGGATGCACTGTTGGTTGTATTTGTCTGCGTGCTTAAATGAATAGGAATATGTGGTAGTTTTTCATTAATAAAACCGATTACTCCCGGATCAGTTACAATAAATGCATCAGGTGAATATTTCTTTAAAAAGTGTATAAACTTTTCGAGCTCTTTTATGTCTTCATTGCGAGCAAAAAGGTTTAAACAAAGATAAAGTTTTTTGCCTTTATCCTTCACAAATGAAAGAGCTTTTTCTATTCCTGATTCATCGAGTTCCGAAATAGCCCGCAAACTAAATCCTTTTACTCCGGCATAAACTGCATCGGCACCATAATGAAGGGCTGTTTCAATTTTCTCGATACTACCTCCTGGTGCAAGCAATTCAGGTTTAAAGTTTGCCATTGGACTTCTGCTTTTGGCTTAATTTGTATTCATTTACCGCATTAAGGTGTTCACTGTAAGTTTTAGAAAATTTATGCCTTCCCTCACCGGCAACTACAAAATAAAGATAATCTACATCAGCAGGATTAAGCGCCGCTCTAATAGATTTTTCACCCGGATTACAAATAGGTCCCGGAGGTAATCCGGAATATCGATAGGTATTATAAGGAGAATCATAGTTCAAATCTTTCCTGTAAAGGCGGCTGTTGAATTTCTTTTTAGCATAAATGACTGTGGGGTCACATTGGAGAAGCATTCCTTTCTTGAGGCGATTATAAAAAACTGCAGCAATTATTGGTTTTTCTTCGTCAAGATAAGTTTCTTTTTCGATCATCGAGGCAATAGTCAAGATTTGATGTAGATTCATTCCCATAGACTTCATCTTTGCTTCATCATCAGGTGTTATTCTTTTCTTTAGCTCTCTGACCATAGTCCGTAAAATATACCTCGCGCCTGACCTTTTTGTAAATGCATATGTATCCGGGAAAAGGTAGCCTTCAAGAGAGATTGCATCGATCCCCAATGATTTTATGAAATCTCTGTTTCGCGCAAGAGAAAGGAATTCATCCTTTTTTACAAGATGTTTCTTTTCAAGTTTCTCAGCTATCTCTTCAAGTCTTATACCTTCAGGAAAGGTTATATAATACTTCTTTTCCTCCCCGCTTTTCAAAATATTCATTATCTCCTCAGGACTCATATTGCGCCTCAACTCGTACTCGCCCGATTTAAGCTTTGTTTCATTTCCCTCGAGGATTGTCATAACCTTGAAGAGAAAAGCGCTCGAAATCAAACCCTTCTTCTTCAACCTCTTGGCAATCTTATCCATTGGCATATTATCTTTAATATTGAGGACAACTGTCCTTTGTCCTGACGAGCAAGGTGTTTTTTTGAAAACTGTATAAATTCTAAATACCCATATGAAAACAATCAAAGTGATTATCAATATGGCTTTAAAAAAACTTTTCATTTTTCCCTTTTTCCGAGTGTTCCAATAGAATCAAGATATGCTTGAAGAATTATTACAGCAGAAACCTTGTCCTTGAGAGCTTTCCTTTTTTTCCTTCTTACATTTCCTTCAATAAGCGCTCTGGTAGCTTCTTTTGTCGAAAATCTTTCATCCCATTGTACTAATTCAACACCTTTTAAAGAATTTAGCTTTGACACGAAAGAAAGAGTTTCTTCCCCTTGTTTTCCTATTTTACCATCTTTATCAAAGGGCATTCCATAAACAATTTTCTCTACATTATATTTCTCAACAAGTTTATATATTTCATTTACGGCTATCAAATCATTATCCCTCATTATCGTTTCAAGTCCCCGCGCAATAATCCCTCTTTCATCACTCAGAGCAATTCCAATCCGCCTTTCACCAATGTCCAAACCAAGTATTCTCATCTATATCGTATGCTCCAATTTAATAGAAAAGATGCAACATTACAGATTAGTATCTTGACACAAATTCTTTTATTTATAGTATTTTGTATTGAAAATTTAAACAAAAAAGGAAGTTTTTTATGAAAATTGGGATCGTTGCTGATTCACACGACAATATAACAGTCATTGAAAATTGTGTAAAAGTCTTTAAAGAAGAAAATATCGATATTTTGCTTCATGCAGGCGATATCGTTGCACCCTTTGCTCTCAAAGCATTTTTTTCATTAAACAAAAAGATTGTAGCCGTTTTTGGAAATAACGATGGTGAAAAACTTGGATTAAGAACGACATTGGAAAATAAAGGTGAAATACACAATGAGCCATATGTAGGCAAGTTGGATAAAATTAGATTTATGCTTACTCATAGAGCTGAAATAGCATTGCCTGCAATGGAATCAAATCTTTATGACTTGGTAATCTTCGGACATACGCATCTTCTCAAAATAGAAAAAAAATCTGATAGATACCTTATCAATCCCGGAGAGTTATGCGGTTGGGTTTCTGGAAAGAAAACAGCTGTTATATATGACACAATTAAGAAAGAAGCCAAAATCATTAATTTATAAAAATAATCTTTTATCTCCTACATATTGAATAAGCGTACAAGTCCTTTCCAAAAAAAATCATCTTCAAAAAAATCGGTTGCTATTCGATTCTATAGGACTTTCTATAAAGTCGAACACTTAAAACTCTTTGATAGTTTTGACAAGTCGGAAAAGGTAAAAAAAACTATTTCTTAGGTAAATCTTCTCCTATAGTGTGTCCTGTTATTTCTATTAAGTGAAAAGATTAGAAAAAAATGAAGGGAAACTATAAAATCACTTCCTATCAATATTGATTCAAAAAAGCTTTCTTAGCTTCATATATATATTTTTCAACTTTATCAAAGTCTTTCTTGCCCGGTATTGATTCAACACCGCTTGCAACATCAACAGCGTAGGGATTGACTGAATTTATCGCATCCGCAACATTATCAGGATTAAGTCCTCCAGAAAGTATTATTTTCCCGTACTCTTTCGCCTTCAATGCTAAATCCCAATTAAAGGTTTTACCTGTGCCTCCAAGTAGATTTTCATCATATGTATCAACCAAAAACACAGAAACATTGGAGTAATTTTCCATAACTTTAATGCTTCCCTCATCTTTTACTCGAATCACTTTTATCACTTTAAATTCTTCAAATGCTTCGAGATATCGAGGACTTTCATTCCCATGAAACTGCAGATAGTCAAGATTACAATACCTTGCAATTTCCTTTACTTTTTCTATCGACTCATTTACGAACACTCCTACAGCATTGACAAAGGGCGGCAGAGAAGCAATGATTTCATATGCTCTTTGTGGAGAAATAGATCGTTTACTCTTCTCATAAAAAATAAAACCTAAGGCATCTACACCTTTTTCCGCACAGTAAAGAGCATCTTCTTTATTAGTTATTCCACATATTTTTATCTTCATAAGTAGAAAGGGAAATTAATACAGAATTTTCATAGAATTAGAATACTAAAATCATATGGACAAAACCACTTTTTTTTAGTTAAAATAGAAAACACTTTTCAGCATTTCTTGCCAGCAGGCCAAAATATTTTAGACCGCTGACAGTTGGATTTTCTATTTCTAATAAATTATTAGATGTTTTTCATTGATTTAAAATTAACATAACAAATTCACTAAGATAAATTATTTAAAAGGAAGAAAAAAAGAGAAAAAATATGCTGATTAAAGAAATTATGACAACTGATGTCATTTCAGTGAAAAGATCGACTACCTTCAGTGAACTTCTTGAAAAGTTCAAAGACTTTCATCTCTTCCCAATGGTGCCTGTGATTGAAAATACTGGCAAACTCGTGGGAATTGTTTCATTTAGGGACTTAATCAGCATTTTTACTCCTGTAAAAAATGACATTATCAAAAGAATGCCCTTTGTTGAACAGGAAGAAGCAGATATCTTCAATGTCGACTTAGCTCCTGAAATGGGAAAACTTATCGTAGTTGAAGACATAATGGATAAAAGGTTTATAGCTTTGGAAGAAGAAATGACAATCGAAGAGGCATTCAATTTGATGAAACTTCACAAGAAAGATGAACTACCTGTTATTGATAAAGAAGGTAATTTAAAGGGCTTAGTTGGCATCTTTGATATTGTATGCAGTGTATTCAAGGAAAGAGGTATTTTATAAATGAATCTTATATTGGGGACAGGTTTTATATTCCTTACATCATTATTGTCAGCAAGAATAATAGGCAAGTTTAAACTTCCTGTAGTAACAGCTTACCTTCTTCTTGGTATATTGATTGGTCCGCATATCCTTAAACTGGTCCCAGTAAAGCTATTGAGCGTATCTAATATTGTTTCAAATATCGTTCTTGGAATAATTGCCTTTGGAATTGGACAAAACTTTCAGATAAGCACATTTAAAAAAATAGGCAAATCAGTAACATGGATTTCAGTGCTTGAGTCTATTGGAGCATGGACACTCGTTACAGCGGCATTCTTTTTCATTGTTAGGCAACCGTTATATGTTTCGCTATTATTTGGTGCAATTGCGGCAGCAACAGACCCTGTTGCCACAATAATGGTAATAAGAGAATATAGGACAAAGGGGGTTTTTACAGATACGCTTTTAAGCGTTGTAGCCATAGATGATGCATGGGGGCTTATAATATTTGCCCTTTCACTTGCCATTTCTCGTGCTCTTTATGGGCATCAAATCGCTCCCACATATCTTTTGGAAACATTGGGCTTTTCTCTTCTTGAAATTTTTGGAGCTTTTATTTTAGGTGGAATTGCTGCATTCGTACTTTCTTATTTCTCCAAATATATAAAGAGCAAAACAGAACTTCTTACATTTACACTTGGATTTGTTTTACTTGTAATCGGGCTTGCAATTGAATTAAGGTTGTCTGTTTTGCTTGCTAATATGTTTTTTGGTTCAGTCCTTGTAAATATAAATAAGTCTTCTTTCCAATTTTTTGACATTCTCAATACAATCGATTCTCAACTCTTTTTAATCTTTTTTGTCCTTGCAGGGGCAAATCTTGAAGTTGGACTCTTGCCGAAGCTTGGCTTATTGGGAGTCTCTTATCTCCTTGTAAGAGTAGTGGGAAAAGTTTCCGGCGCAGGACTTGGCGGTATATTGGGAAAATCTCCTTCAAATGTTAGAAAATACATTGGATTTGCACTTGTGCCTCAAGCCGGTGTAGCCCTTGCCTGCGCTCTTATAGCAAAAAATGACTTTCCAGAGATTGGTAATATGATTTTCAGCACAATTGTTGCAACAACAGTAATTTATGAGTTGATTGGTCCAATTTGCAGTAAATTTGCCCTTGTAAAAGCCGGCGAAATCACAAAAGAATAAAAAATGAAATATCTTTTCTTCGCTCTCGATGAAATCAAAAGAAAAATGAAAAAGAAGAACATTTTTCTCTTTTTGGACTACGATGGAACTTTATCTCCAATTGTTGATTCACCAGATAAAGCTATTCTTCCCAATGAAACAAAAGAAACCATACAGAAGCTTTCCAATCTAAAAGATTTTGGAATTGCTATAATAAGCGGCAGAGCAATAAATGATATCAAAAAAAGAGTGGGGATAAAAAAAATAATCTATGCAGGAAATCATGGATTTGAAATTGCAGGAATAAAAAAGAAGCCTAAAATAGGGGGATTAGAAAAATTTAAAAAAACTTTAAAGAAAATCAAAAAGACATTGAATGAAAAAGTCGGCAAAATCGAAGGCGTAATAATAGAATGTAAGGGAATATCCCTTACATTCCACTATAGAATGGTAAATGATAAAGATGTAAGATATGCAAAAAAAATATTCAAAAAAATCGTCAATAAATATGTTGATAATGAAGAAGTTCGTTTGAAAGGTGGCAAAAAGGTTATTGAAATAAGGCCACCTGTCGATTGGGATAAAGGCAAAGCGGTATTATTTATTTTGAACGCTATAGAAAATAAATTTAAAAGGAAATTTTATCCTATTTATATCGGCGACGATAAAACCGATGAAGATGCATTCAAGGTGTTAAATAAAAAAGGACTTTGTATCAGAATTGGAAGGTCGAAAAAAACATTTGCAAATTATTATTTAAAGAATACGGCTGAAACAGTAAAATTTCTTGAAAGATTGATAACTTTTAAAGAGGCGTAAAAAATGGCAAGTCTTGAAAGAGCAAAACAACCTTTTCACTTCCATACCCGGCTTCACCTCTCAGAGCTTACAGGGCTTAGAGCAAGCAATTTAAATGAATTCCTATATCTTTTAAAAGAAGTTCCCGGCTCTTGCATATATCATCACACACATAGGTTTTTGCAGCAGCATCAATATATTTCCCCTGCCCCTCCTAATGATTTTGCCCTTTGGGTAGAAGAAGCTCTCAATGAGGATGAGCTTGCAGAAAAACTTGCAAGCATAGATACGATAGAGTTTTCAACAATCAGAAGTCTGCGGGAAAAGATAATATCTACAATCGAAAATTATCTCAATGAAAACCCAATGGCTAAACTCAAATTTGCAAGAAAAGGAGAGGAATTCGACTTTGTCAAATCAGTGAGTTTTATTATTCCTACAAAATATAAAGCACATAATACTAAAGAATTTCTTGAAATTCTCAAAAAGATAACTATTGATTCGATTTACTTTCATATCTTTGAGGCACGCCTGAGGCTTGAAAGAGGAACAAATGATTTTTCATATTGGTTTGAAACATCAGTATGGAACAAAGGGTTAGCTGACAAAATTGCTAAATTAGATCCGTATACATATACACTTGAAAATTTGAGGTCTGCAATAATCGAAATAATTGAAAATGACAAGGGTTAACAATGGCAAAAATAGATGAATATATACCAATTGTTGGACAGGCAGTAATCGATGATTTGAAATTGCTCTCCGAAAAACTTAACGGAAAAGTGATACAAAATGTAAATTCCACTTCTGTTGGGGGCGGAGTTGCTGAAATACTAAATAGAATGATTCCGCTTCTTCGAGAAATAGGTGTCAACGCCGAATGGGATGTAATAGATGGCAATCCAGAGTTCTTTGATGTAACAAAAAAATTTCACAATGCGCTTCACGGCAGTAAGGTCAATATAATTCAGAAGGACTTTGAAACATTTCTTGCAACGAGTGAAGAAAATATAAAAAAAATGGAAATCAAGGGGGATATAGTATTTATTCATGACCCTCAGCCCATAGCATTGGTAAAAAAGAAAAATGACAATAAATGGATATGGCGATGTCACATCGATGTTTCAAATCCCGAACAATCAGTTTGGAATTTTCTAATGCAATTTATTGTTAACTATGATTCATCAGTCTTTTCTGCGCCTGTATTTTCACA encodes:
- a CDS encoding cytochrome c, producing the protein MKKSFSIFLALYFAAIIGLVQITTENKAFAASGKKLFKKNCQSCHGKKGKGANAPNIQDERFKEFKRTVKKGKGSMPSFSSLKKRSIKKIWKYVTR
- a CDS encoding U32 family peptidase is translated as MANFKPELLAPGGSIEKIETALHYGADAVYAGVKGFSLRAISELDESGIEKALSFVKDKGKKLYLCLNLFARNEDIKELEKFIHFLKKYSPDAFIVTDPGVIGFINEKLPHIPIHLSTQTNTTNSASIKFWKKHSNIKRVTLARELTLDEIKAIRKDISDVELELFIHGALCLSYSGRCYLSEYLNKRSANRGDCTQPCRWRYSIVEETRKGMYFPIEEDSKGTLIMNYRDLCLAKRIPELTKIGIDSFKIEGRNKSSYYLASVVRVYRDIIDTFLKEGENFSFRQEWLDELKKISHRGYTEGFISVEDDDSFFYEDNYIQDYIPVGIVKSVVKSFANCKVVNVEIKNQIKIGDIVECLLPGFKTFRFELKEMMIDSNDRLEKAHPGMNIDIKVPNIDIKPGDFLRKKAGN
- the mltG gene encoding endolytic transglycosylase MltG; translation: MKSFFKAILIITLIVFIWVFRIYTVFKKTPCSSGQRTVVLNIKDNMPMDKIAKRLKKKGLISSAFLFKVMTILEGNETKLKSGEYELRRNMSPEEIMNILKSGEEKKYYITFPEGIRLEEIAEKLEKKHLVKKDEFLSLARNRDFIKSLGIDAISLEGYLFPDTYAFTKRSGARYILRTMVRELKKRITPDDEAKMKSMGMNLHQILTIASMIEKETYLDEEKPIIAAVFYNRLKKGMLLQCDPTVIYAKKKFNSRLYRKDLNYDSPYNTYRYSGLPPGPICNPGEKSIRAALNPADVDYLYFVVAGEGRHKFSKTYSEHLNAVNEYKLSQKQKSNGKL
- the ruvX gene encoding Holliday junction resolvase RuvX, whose protein sequence is MRILGLDIGERRIGIALSDERGIIARGLETIMRDNDLIAVNEIYKLVEKYNVEKIVYGMPFDKDGKIGKQGEETLSFVSKLNSLKGVELVQWDERFSTKEATRALIEGNVRRKKRKALKDKVSAVIILQAYLDSIGTLGKREK
- a CDS encoding metallophosphoesterase codes for the protein MKIGIVADSHDNITVIENCVKVFKEENIDILLHAGDIVAPFALKAFFSLNKKIVAVFGNNDGEKLGLRTTLENKGEIHNEPYVGKLDKIRFMLTHRAEIALPAMESNLYDLVIFGHTHLLKIEKKSDRYLINPGELCGWVSGKKTAVIYDTIKKEAKIINL
- a CDS encoding phosphoribosylanthranilate isomerase; translation: MKIKICGITNKEDALYCAEKGVDALGFIFYEKSKRSISPQRAYEIIASLPPFVNAVGVFVNESIEKVKEIARYCNLDYLQFHGNESPRYLEAFEEFKVIKVIRVKDEGSIKVMENYSNVSVFLVDTYDENLLGGTGKTFNWDLALKAKEYGKIILSGGLNPDNVADAINSVNPYAVDVASGVESIPGKKDFDKVEKYIYEAKKAFLNQY
- a CDS encoding CBS domain-containing protein, which encodes MLIKEIMTTDVISVKRSTTFSELLEKFKDFHLFPMVPVIENTGKLVGIVSFRDLISIFTPVKNDIIKRMPFVEQEEADIFNVDLAPEMGKLIVVEDIMDKRFIALEEEMTIEEAFNLMKLHKKDELPVIDKEGNLKGLVGIFDIVCSVFKERGIL
- a CDS encoding cation:proton antiporter, producing MNLILGTGFIFLTSLLSARIIGKFKLPVVTAYLLLGILIGPHILKLVPVKLLSVSNIVSNIVLGIIAFGIGQNFQISTFKKIGKSVTWISVLESIGAWTLVTAAFFFIVRQPLYVSLLFGAIAAATDPVATIMVIREYRTKGVFTDTLLSVVAIDDAWGLIIFALSLAISRALYGHQIAPTYLLETLGFSLLEIFGAFILGGIAAFVLSYFSKYIKSKTELLTFTLGFVLLVIGLAIELRLSVLLANMFFGSVLVNINKSSFQFFDILNTIDSQLFLIFFVLAGANLEVGLLPKLGLLGVSYLLVRVVGKVSGAGLGGILGKSPSNVRKYIGFALVPQAGVALACALIAKNDFPEIGNMIFSTIVATTVIYELIGPICSKFALVKAGEITKE
- the otsB gene encoding trehalose-phosphatase, with product MKYLFFALDEIKRKMKKKNIFLFLDYDGTLSPIVDSPDKAILPNETKETIQKLSNLKDFGIAIISGRAINDIKKRVGIKKIIYAGNHGFEIAGIKKKPKIGGLEKFKKTLKKIKKTLNEKVGKIEGVIIECKGISLTFHYRMVNDKDVRYAKKIFKKIVNKYVDNEEVRLKGGKKVIEIRPPVDWDKGKAVLFILNAIENKFKRKFYPIYIGDDKTDEDAFKVLNKKGLCIRIGRSKKTFANYYLKNTAETVKFLERLITFKEA